The Leisingera daeponensis DSM 23529 genome includes the window CTCCGGGCCTGTCTCGCTGAAGCTGCGCAGCTCGGCGGTCTGGACGGCCTTTTCCATGTTCAGCCGGATCACGTCGCGCTCCGTAGCCTCGCCGGGCAGGCGGCCGCGGCAGGTGCCGGGGTAGATGCGCCCGTCGGGGCCGAACTGCGGCACGCCTTCCTGCGGCGCGCCCGCCGCGGCCTCGATATCGGCGCGGTTGCAGCGGCAAGGGTAGGTGAGCCCCAGGGCGGTCAGCCGGTCCAGCGCAGCGCGGTAGCGGGGCAGCCGCTCGGACTGGCGCATCACCGGTTGCGGCCAACTGAGGCCCAGCCAGTGCAGGTCGTCATAGATCTGCGCCTCCCAGGCGGTGCGGGAGCGGGATTGGTCGATATCTTCGATGCGCAGCAAAAACCGGCCGCCCGCAGCCACGGCCATATCATGCGCCAGCAGCGCGGAATAGGCGTGGCCCAGGTGCAGAGGTCCGGTTGGCGAAGGCGCAAAGCGGGTGGTGAATGTCACGCTTTCTCAATCACATAGACGGTGGACTTGAGGTTGATTCCGGGCAAGTGGTCGCCGTATTCCTTGAATAGCAGCCGTGCCGCCGAACAGTCCAGCCAGTCATTCAGTTTGCCGGTATAGGCGCGGTCCTCCAGCGCGTGGTCGTTGAAGGAGAAGGCAAACAGCCCGCCACGGTCCAGCGCCCGCATGATCACGTCAAAGGTGGCCGGCGGTGCCGCGCCCTTGCTCAACAGGCCGCAGCCGGCAATAGCGCGGTAGCTGCCCGGTTTCACCGGCGTCTTGTCC containing:
- the gluQRS gene encoding tRNA glutamyl-Q(34) synthetase GluQRS, with product MTFTTRFAPSPTGPLHLGHAYSALLAHDMAVAAGGRFLLRIEDIDQSRSRTAWEAQIYDDLHWLGLSWPQPVMRQSERLPRYRAALDRLTALGLTYPCRCNRADIEAAAGAPQEGVPQFGPDGRIYPGTCRGRLPGEATERDVIRLNMEKAVQTAELRSFSETGPEFAGTHALDPEQLISTVGDIILVRRNMGSSYHLSVVADDADQGITCAVRGADLFEATQIHVLLQSLLGLPTPVYHHHRLIRDEQGKRLAKRDDARAIAKYRAEGATPQDIRGMVGLPASSG